The following proteins are co-located in the bacterium genome:
- a CDS encoding ABC transporter ATP-binding protein, with amino-acid sequence MSENNNVIELLNIKKIYKMGTIELEVLRGISLSVKKGEHISIMGPSGSGKTTLLNILGCLDKPTYGQYFFQDKDISKLDDNSLSEIRSKYIGFIFQQFNLIPQLNVIENISLPLFYQGIDENLMMEKAKDFADMVGLSDRLYHRPSELSGGQQQRVAIARALANDPLIILADEPTGNLDTTTGKEIMKLLCRLNEEGKTLLVITHDINIANYSKRIIKLLDGRIVNES; translated from the coding sequence ATGAGTGAAAATAATAATGTTATAGAACTTTTGAATATTAAAAAAATTTATAAAATGGGAACTATTGAACTTGAGGTATTAAGGGGTATATCTTTATCTGTTAAAAAGGGAGAACATATTTCAATTATGGGTCCATCTGGAAGTGGGAAAACAACATTATTAAATATATTGGGGTGTTTAGATAAACCTACTTATGGACAATATTTTTTTCAGGACAAAGATATTTCAAAATTAGATGATAACTCGCTTTCAGAAATAAGGTCAAAATACATTGGTTTTATTTTTCAACAATTTAATTTAATTCCTCAATTAAATGTTATTGAAAATATATCTCTTCCACTTTTTTACCAGGGAATTGATGAGAATTTAATGATGGAAAAAGCAAAAGACTTTGCAGATATGGTTGGACTTTCAGATAGGTTATATCACAGGCCATCTGAACTTTCTGGTGGACAACAGCAAAGAGTTGCTATTGCCAGAGCGCTTGCAAATGACCCACTAATAATTCTTGCAGATGAGCCAACAGGTAATCTTGACACAACTACAGGAAAAGAAATAATGAAACTTCTCTGTCGGTTGAACGAAGAGGGGAAGACCCTTTTAGTAATTACTCATGATATAAACATTGCAAATTATAGTAAAAGAATTATAAAACTGCTTGATGGGAGAATTGTAAATGAAAGTTAA
- a CDS encoding ABC transporter permease, whose amino-acid sequence MKVKIYHILKILKLGLKNIFLHKLRSFLTILGIVFGVASVIAMLSIGEGASYEAREKIKQLGSNNIIVRSFNPPSSIKTSQDAAAIGLYGLKFDDLEEIKTIPSIKNVVPTWECKEDISSENGQITGRIVATEPSFLKVMNLELIYGRFFTDIELKNSRNFAIIGYSIKKNLFPLENPVGKTIKVRSYYFKVIGVVKEKAVNLTGTSFESEDINFDVYIPFTTGRVYFGKYEIANKRGPVFNWEKNLVEYHRFIINLLDTSKILTVASYVEKILLSNHKSSDYEILIPLQLLQQAEHTKKIFNIVLGSIAAISLIVGGIGIMNIMLATVTERTREIGIRRAIGAKKRDIINQFISESVILSGTGGIIGVLLGVIIPKLVTKFSGMTTIITFWSIILSFTISVAVGITFGIYPARKAAELDPIQALRYE is encoded by the coding sequence ATGAAAGTTAAAATATATCATATATTAAAAATTTTAAAATTAGGTCTCAAAAATATTTTTCTTCATAAATTAAGGTCATTTCTTACAATTTTAGGGATTGTTTTTGGAGTTGCATCTGTTATTGCAATGCTTTCAATTGGAGAAGGTGCAAGTTATGAAGCAAGAGAAAAAATAAAACAATTAGGAAGCAATAATATAATAGTCAGAAGTTTTAATCCACCTTCATCTATAAAAACATCCCAAGATGCTGCTGCTATTGGTCTTTATGGATTAAAATTTGATGATTTAGAAGAAATAAAAACAATTCCTTCTATAAAAAATGTTGTGCCAACATGGGAATGTAAAGAAGATATATCCAGTGAAAATGGACAGATAACTGGTAGAATTGTTGCCACAGAGCCATCCTTTTTAAAAGTTATGAATCTTGAACTTATTTATGGCAGATTTTTTACAGATATTGAATTGAAAAATTCAAGGAATTTTGCAATTATTGGATATTCAATTAAAAAGAATCTTTTCCCTCTTGAAAATCCAGTTGGAAAAACAATAAAAGTCCGAAGTTATTATTTCAAAGTAATTGGTGTTGTTAAGGAAAAAGCAGTTAATTTAACAGGAACAAGTTTTGAAAGTGAAGATATAAATTTTGATGTATATATCCCATTTACAACAGGTAGAGTTTATTTTGGAAAATATGAAATTGCAAATAAAAGAGGTCCTGTATTTAACTGGGAAAAAAATTTAGTTGAATATCACAGATTTATAATAAACCTTCTTGATACATCAAAAATTTTAACAGTTGCCTCTTATGTTGAAAAAATTTTATTAAGTAATCACAAAAGCAGTGATTACGAAATTTTAATACCATTACAATTACTTCAACAAGCAGAACATACTAAAAAAATATTTAACATTGTTTTAGGTTCAATTGCTGCAATTTCCCTTATTGTTGGTGGTATTGGAATAATGAATATTATGTTAGCAACAGTTACTGAAAGAACGAGAGAAATAGGTATAAGAAGAGCAATTGGTGCAAAGAAAAGGGATATTATAAACCAGTTTATTTCAGAGTCAGTTATTCTTTCAGGAACTGGTGGTATTATTGGTGTTTTACTTGGAGTTATAATTCCCAAACTTGTAACAAAATTTTCAGGAATGACAACAATTATTACTTTCTGGTCAATAATACTTTCTTTCACAATTTCTGTTGCTGTTGGAATAACTTTTGGAATTTATCCAGCAAGAAAAGCAGCAGAACTTGACCCAATCCAAGCATTAAGATACGAATAA
- the lepB gene encoding signal peptidase I — MKIYIRILIDIILVVFLFLVGYFFIYKEMHFVKIISSSMEPTICVGDRVITVKKGVVQRGDIVVIEAPKGKKELLTKRVIGLPSEILEIKDGSVFINRKKLEEPYIKEHPRYELKVKIPEKKYFLLGDNRNKSEDSSIWGPVDEENIKGKVICRYWPLKNFSIF; from the coding sequence ATGAAAATATACATAAGAATTTTAATAGACATTATCCTGGTAGTTTTTTTATTTCTTGTAGGTTATTTTTTTATATATAAAGAAATGCATTTTGTGAAAATAATTTCTTCTTCAATGGAACCAACTATTTGTGTTGGTGATAGAGTTATAACTGTAAAAAAGGGTGTAGTGCAAAGAGGGGATATTGTTGTAATAGAAGCACCCAAAGGTAAAAAAGAATTACTTACAAAAAGAGTAATAGGACTTCCTTCTGAAATACTGGAAATAAAAGATGGTAGTGTATTTATAAATAGAAAAAAACTTGAAGAACCATATATAAAAGAACATCCGAGATATGAATTAAAAGTGAAAATACCTGAAAAGAAGTATTTTTTACTCGGTGATAATAGAAACAAAAGTGAAGATAGCAGTATATGGGGGCCGGTTGACGAAGAAAATATTAAAGGTAAAGTAATTTGTCGGTACTGGCCACTAAAAAATTTTTCAATATTTTAA
- a CDS encoding CvpA family protein, which translates to MFTGIDFLTIILLLIGIFIGIIRGFVGNLIDIIALCIGISLSSIIYRGPVTLFRNFGITGNAIELTCFLLSVLILTFAIIILFELLRKRIDIKHIVDRIFGVLTGFIIGMVLTGIIYITMSSSYDSAKNLQESKFPKYIIKYIPKVYEKTDKIGIILPKMFFISDSYEEEFNYESKKIKFEKLNFVKFENLTCIKCNSKVEFDGYIPYVGAALISKFTCTSCGRISDGCQTFEIFHFLYHQCPIDKAITRMKFDCPRFPNHEWIAPRGPCPVDKKELPLWDWTPPEKY; encoded by the coding sequence ATGTTTACAGGAATTGATTTTTTAACAATTATTCTTCTTTTAATTGGAATTTTTATAGGTATTATAAGAGGATTTGTCGGAAATTTAATTGATATAATTGCTTTATGTATTGGTATCTCTCTATCTTCTATTATTTACAGAGGTCCTGTAACTTTATTTAGAAATTTTGGAATTACAGGAAATGCTATTGAATTAACCTGCTTTTTATTATCAGTTCTTATTCTTACTTTTGCTATAATTATCCTTTTTGAACTTTTAAGAAAGAGAATTGATATAAAACATATAGTTGATAGAATATTTGGGGTCCTTACTGGATTTATAATAGGAATGGTTCTTACTGGCATTATTTATATTACAATGTCATCTTCCTATGATTCAGCAAAAAATCTTCAAGAAAGTAAATTTCCAAAATATATCATAAAATATATTCCAAAAGTATATGAGAAAACAGATAAAATAGGTATAATTTTACCAAAAATGTTTTTTATATCAGATAGTTACGAAGAGGAATTTAATTATGAGAGTAAAAAAATTAAATTTGAAAAACTTAATTTTGTAAAATTTGAAAATTTAACATGTATAAAATGTAATAGTAAAGTTGAATTTGATGGCTATATACCTTATGTTGGAGCAGCATTAATTTCAAAATTTACCTGTACAAGTTGTGGAAGAATATCAGATGGCTGTCAAACATTTGAAATCTTTCATTTCCTTTATCATCAATGTCCAATTGATAAGGCAATAACAAGAATGAAATTTGACTGTCCAAGATTCCCCAATCACGAGTGGATAGCCCCAAGAGGTCCATGTCCTGTTGATAAAAAAGAACTTCCTCTCTGGGATTGGACACCACCAGAAAAATATTAA
- a CDS encoding HAD-IIIA family hydrolase, whose amino-acid sequence MKQISIFDLDGTLIDAYSLIHISLNFTRRKLGYNELDYHLVKKSVGGGDIGLIKKFFKEEDRDNALKTYRETQKQYINKENVKLQKGAKEILLLLKEKKIKITIATNRNKFAANLVLEKLNITNYFDLVFTADDVKEKKPSPEIIEKIYEKFNCSKEECFYVGDMDIDLKTGLNAGVDTYIVLTGSSTLDEILKVEKEANVFSDLIELKNFLLNNHLI is encoded by the coding sequence ATGAAACAAATATCTATTTTTGACCTTGATGGAACTTTAATAGATGCCTATTCTTTAATTCATATATCTTTGAATTTTACAAGAAGAAAACTTGGATATAATGAACTTGATTATCATTTAGTAAAGAAAAGTGTTGGAGGTGGAGATATTGGATTGATAAAGAAATTTTTTAAAGAAGAAGATAGAGATAATGCTTTAAAAACATATAGAGAAACACAAAAACAATATATAAATAAAGAAAATGTTAAATTGCAAAAAGGAGCAAAGGAAATTCTTTTATTGTTAAAAGAAAAAAAAATAAAAATAACAATCGCTACTAATAGAAATAAATTTGCTGCAAATTTAGTTTTAGAGAAACTTAACATAACCAATTATTTTGATTTGGTTTTTACTGCTGATGATGTAAAAGAAAAGAAACCTTCTCCTGAAATAATTGAAAAAATTTACGAAAAATTTAATTGCAGTAAAGAGGAATGTTTTTATGTCGGAGATATGGATATTGATTTGAAGACAGGACTGAATGCTGGAGTTGATACATATATTGTTTTAACTGGTTCTTCTACACTTGATGAAATTTTAAAAGTTGAAAAAGAAGCAAATGTTTTTTCTGATTTAATTGAATTAAAAAATTTTCTTTTAAATAATCATTTGATTTAA
- the eno gene encoding phosphopyruvate hydratase, whose product MEIVKIHGRQILDSRGNPTIEVEVVLEDGTVGRAAVPSGASTGEREALELRDGGKEFLGKGVSKAVKNVNEVIAPKIEGMCVFHQREIDKTLIELDGTENKSKLGANAILGVSLAVAKASAECLGVPLFFYLGGVVANTMPVPLCNVINGGMHADNNLDIQEFMISPIGADSFSDGYRMVAETFQYLKKILKEKNYSTGVGDEGGFAPDLDKNEEGIELILKSIEKGGYKPGEDIYIALDVAASSLYENGKYNFEGKKVDSEYLISFYEKIISKYPIYSIEDGLAENDWDGWAILTEKLGSKIQLVGDDIFVTNPKIFKKGIEKKIGNAILIKVNQIGTLTETLQTIEMAKRNGYKTIISHRSGETEDSFIADLAVGTNAGQIKSGSLSRSERLSKYNQLLRIEEILGNGSEYYGKHLIKK is encoded by the coding sequence ATGGAAATAGTAAAAATTCATGGTAGACAGATTCTTGATTCAAGAGGAAATCCAACAATAGAGGTTGAAGTAGTTCTTGAAGATGGAACAGTTGGGAGAGCAGCAGTTCCTTCTGGTGCTTCAACTGGTGAAAGAGAAGCACTTGAACTAAGAGATGGCGGAAAAGAATTTCTTGGAAAAGGCGTTTCAAAGGCAGTAAAAAATGTAAATGAAGTTATTGCACCAAAAATTGAAGGTATGTGTGTATTTCATCAGAGAGAAATAGATAAAACACTAATTGAACTTGATGGGACAGAAAATAAATCAAAATTAGGAGCAAATGCAATTTTAGGAGTAAGTTTAGCAGTTGCAAAGGCATCAGCAGAATGTTTAGGAGTCCCTTTATTCTTTTATTTAGGTGGTGTTGTTGCAAATACCATGCCAGTTCCACTTTGTAATGTTATAAATGGTGGAATGCATGCAGATAATAATTTAGATATCCAGGAATTTATGATATCTCCAATTGGTGCAGATAGTTTTAGTGATGGTTATAGAATGGTTGCAGAAACATTTCAGTACCTTAAAAAGATATTAAAAGAAAAAAATTATTCAACCGGTGTTGGTGATGAAGGTGGATTTGCACCTGATTTGGATAAAAATGAAGAGGGAATAGAATTAATACTTAAAAGTATTGAAAAAGGTGGATATAAACCAGGAGAAGATATATATATAGCACTTGATGTTGCTGCTTCTTCACTTTATGAAAACGGTAAATATAACTTTGAAGGGAAAAAAGTTGACTCTGAATATCTTATTTCATTTTATGAGAAAATTATCAGTAAATACCCAATTTATTCAATAGAAGACGGTCTTGCTGAAAACGACTGGGATGGTTGGGCAATTTTAACCGAAAAATTAGGAAGTAAAATACAATTAGTTGGAGATGACATTTTTGTTACAAACCCAAAAATATTTAAAAAGGGAATTGAAAAGAAAATTGGGAATGCTATTTTAATAAAAGTAAATCAAATAGGGACGCTTACTGAAACATTACAAACAATTGAGATGGCAAAGAGAAATGGGTATAAAACAATAATTTCGCATAGAAGTGGCGAAACAGAAGATTCATTTATTGCGGACCTTGCTGTTGGAACAAATGCTGGACAAATAAAATCAGGGTCTTTAAGCAGGTCAGAAAGGTTATCCAAATATAATCAACTTTTAAGAATTGAAGAAATACTTGGGAATGGTAGTGAATATTATGGAAAACACCTGATTAAAAAATGA
- a CDS encoding septum formation initiator family protein, producing MKKRRKIYLILILITFVILSIPRITLLLSSIKKLHYYQDEIVKLETENKILKEKIEKIENDPYYIEKLLRENYGLIKEGEIVYRIKE from the coding sequence ATGAAAAAAAGAAGAAAAATTTATCTTATATTGATTTTAATAACTTTTGTAATTTTAAGTATTCCAAGAATAACTCTTCTTCTTTCTTCTATAAAGAAATTACATTATTATCAGGATGAAATTGTAAAATTGGAAACGGAAAATAAGATTCTAAAAGAAAAAATTGAAAAAATTGAAAATGACCCTTACTATATTGAAAAACTTTTAAGAGAAAATTATGGTTTAATTAAAGAGGGAGAAATAGTATATAGAATTAAGGAGTGA
- the serS gene encoding serine--tRNA ligase, whose protein sequence is MYSLKFIRENTDILKKAAEAKREKVNWEKFEELDNERKRIISFVEERKRWQNDITEKISTRKDDKNSIEPLINQARKYSDEIRESEKKLRDIEEALNKIVATIPNIPHVSVPEGKGEKDNVVIKQWGDIKEKEVLPHWEIGEKLNILDFQRGAKITGSFFPVFKNEGALLVRGMINFMIDVHKKSGFKEVWVPVLVNRDSLFNTGQLPKLEEDMYYIKSDDLFLIPTAEVPVTNLHKNETIPEDQLPKYYVSYTPCFRREAGAYGRETKGLIRVHQFDKVELVKFVKPENSYEELETLLAEAEKIVQLLGLPYRVIKLCTGELSFSASKCYDIEIWAPGIKKYLEVSSCSNFEGFQARRGNIKYKRRDGKTDYVHTLNGSGIAFPRTIIGILENYQTEKGEVIIPEVLRPYVGINKIPCG, encoded by the coding sequence ATGTATAGTTTAAAATTTATAAGAGAAAATACTGATATTTTGAAAAAAGCAGCAGAGGCAAAAAGAGAAAAAGTTAATTGGGAAAAATTTGAAGAACTTGACAATGAAAGAAAAAGAATAATATCTTTTGTAGAGGAGAGAAAAAGATGGCAAAACGATATAACTGAAAAAATCAGTACAAGAAAAGATGATAAGAACAGTATTGAGCCATTGATAAATCAGGCAAGAAAATATTCAGATGAAATAAGGGAAAGTGAAAAAAAATTGAGAGATATTGAAGAAGCACTAAATAAAATTGTTGCTACAATACCAAATATTCCGCATGTTTCTGTTCCAGAAGGGAAAGGGGAGAAAGATAATGTTGTAATTAAACAATGGGGTGATATAAAAGAGAAAGAAGTTTTACCACACTGGGAAATAGGAGAAAAACTAAACATTCTTGATTTTCAACGAGGAGCAAAAATTACAGGAAGTTTTTTCCCTGTTTTTAAAAATGAAGGGGCTCTTCTTGTTCGTGGAATGATTAACTTTATGATTGATGTGCATAAAAAAAGCGGGTTTAAAGAAGTGTGGGTTCCTGTACTTGTCAATAGAGATAGTTTGTTCAATACAGGACAACTTCCAAAATTAGAAGAAGATATGTATTATATAAAAAGTGATGACCTATTTTTAATTCCTACTGCCGAAGTTCCAGTTACAAATCTACATAAAAATGAGACAATACCCGAAGACCAATTGCCAAAATATTATGTATCCTATACTCCATGTTTTAGAAGAGAAGCAGGGGCTTATGGAAGAGAAACAAAGGGACTTATAAGGGTTCATCAATTTGATAAAGTTGAACTTGTAAAATTCGTAAAACCAGAAAATTCTTATGAAGAATTGGAAACATTACTTGCTGAAGCAGAAAAAATAGTTCAACTTCTTGGTTTACCATATAGAGTTATAAAATTATGTACAGGAGAATTAAGTTTTTCTGCAAGTAAATGTTATGATATAGAAATATGGGCACCTGGAATAAAAAAATATCTTGAAGTGTCTTCATGTTCAAATTTTGAGGGTTTTCAGGCAAGAAGAGGTAATATAAAATATAAAAGAAGAGATGGAAAAACCGATTATGTCCATACATTAAATGGGTCAGGCATTGCATTTCCTAGAACAATAATAGGTATACTTGAAAATTATCAGACAGAAAAAGGAGAAGTTATAATTCCAGAAGTATTAAGACCTTATGTTGGAATAAACAAAATTCCCTGTGGATAA
- a CDS encoding amidohydrolase produces MEDLKNKVKEIEKDIISWYRYFHQYPEIGFQEFRTSEKIQSLLKKFKIPYQVKAKTGVVGYLKGKGKKTIGIRSDIDALPVEEKTSLPYKSKNKGYMHACGHDGHIAILLGIAKVLSEMEDDLGINFKFIFQPSEEAPPSGAKQMIEEGVIDDVNLIIGYHLFSFLPFKKLWIGKGPVMANADSFKIKINGKGGHGSRPHLTNDPITCAGYLITSLQTIVSRKIDPVVPCVVSFGKISGGFVFNVIPDEVEIIGTVRTLSEDIRDKIKDEIEKITEKICSLFGCKYEVEYNKHSPVNVNDESLSEKIIKITQKYYPESLCEFHPIMGGEDFAFYSQKIPSCYMFIGMGEKCGQNHNSSFKIDERILPFAVEYLTTILINLNNPCC; encoded by the coding sequence ATGGAAGATTTAAAAAACAAAGTTAAAGAAATTGAAAAAGATATTATTAGTTGGTATAGATATTTTCACCAGTATCCTGAAATTGGATTTCAGGAATTCAGAACATCTGAAAAAATACAATCTCTTTTAAAAAAATTTAAAATTCCTTACCAGGTAAAAGCCAAAACAGGAGTTGTTGGCTATTTAAAAGGAAAAGGTAAAAAAACAATTGGAATAAGAAGTGATATTGATGCTTTACCCGTAGAAGAAAAAACATCACTTCCCTATAAATCAAAAAATAAAGGTTATATGCATGCCTGTGGTCATGATGGACATATAGCAATTTTACTTGGTATTGCAAAAGTTCTATCTGAAATGGAAGATGATTTAGGAATAAATTTTAAATTTATTTTCCAGCCAAGTGAAGAAGCACCTCCAAGTGGTGCAAAACAAATGATAGAAGAAGGTGTTATTGATGATGTGAACTTGATAATTGGTTATCACCTTTTTTCTTTTCTCCCATTTAAAAAATTATGGATTGGAAAAGGTCCTGTTATGGCAAATGCCGATTCTTTTAAAATAAAAATAAATGGAAAAGGGGGACATGGTTCTCGTCCACATTTAACAAATGACCCAATTACCTGTGCTGGTTATCTCATTACTTCTTTACAGACAATTGTTAGTAGAAAAATAGACCCTGTTGTTCCCTGTGTTGTTTCGTTTGGAAAAATTTCAGGTGGGTTTGTTTTTAATGTAATTCCAGATGAAGTTGAAATTATAGGAACTGTAAGAACATTATCAGAAGATATTAGGGATAAAATAAAGGACGAAATAGAAAAAATAACAGAAAAAATTTGTTCTTTATTTGGCTGTAAATACGAAGTTGAATATAACAAACATTCCCCTGTTAATGTAAATGATGAATCTCTCTCTGAGAAAATAATAAAAATTACACAAAAATATTATCCAGAAAGTTTATGTGAATTTCATCCAATAATGGGGGGAGAGGACTTTGCATTTTATTCACAAAAAATACCTTCTTGTTATATGTTTATAGGGATGGGAGAAAAATGTGGTCAAAATCATAACTCATCATTTAAAATAGATGAGAGAATTTTGCCTTTTGCAGTTGAATATTTAACCACAATATTGATAAACCTAAATAACCCCTGCTGTTAA
- a CDS encoding ABC transporter ATP-binding protein gives MPNGFHHHGYRKYEKVEMKDAKKIIKLFIRYIKPYKFLFLLVFFLVLLTSSVEIISPYLIGKAIDSYIMPKNFNGFLNFIIICLTIYGLNSAISFFHGFFMLKTSQSIVYSIRKDLFSKIQTIPLEVIDTRPHGDIVSRITNDVDSISNILSNSIIHILMSLFIFCGIFIVMLRINVILTLVILIFIPFTLFTTRIIGRKARNYFYQNQILLGKINSVIEEDIPGLEVIKAFNREEKEIEKFSDFNNDFKKIGIKAQIYAGIVGPFMNFINNINLVIIGGIGGYFAIKNLITIGSIAVFITYARQFSRPLNSLAEEFNQIQIALASGTRVKEILETEEEIEDGEIELLNVKGEIEFKNVYFSYVKDILVLKNVNFHINPGEVAALVGPTGAGKTTIVNLLARFYEVDKGQILLDGIDIRKIKKSCLRNMLAVVLQDAYIFSETIKENIRYGKPTANDEEIENAAKISNAEKFILSLPSGYETIISEERSLLSQGQRQLLAIARTILSEPKILILDEAMSNVDPTTEKYVQRAITNLIKGKTCIIIAHRLSTIKNADIIIVVENGQVVEQGTHKELIEKKGYYYSLTAGVI, from the coding sequence ATGCCTAATGGTTTTCATCATCATGGATATAGAAAGTATGAAAAAGTAGAGATGAAAGATGCAAAAAAAATAATAAAATTATTTATTAGATATATTAAACCATATAAATTTCTATTTTTACTTGTATTTTTCCTTGTTCTGTTGACTTCATCTGTTGAAATTATTAGCCCTTATCTTATTGGAAAAGCAATTGATAGTTATATTATGCCAAAGAATTTTAATGGTTTTTTAAATTTTATTATAATCTGTCTTACTATTTATGGTTTAAACTCTGCTATAAGTTTTTTTCATGGCTTTTTTATGCTGAAAACATCACAGAGTATTGTATATAGTATAAGGAAGGACTTATTCAGTAAAATTCAGACAATACCATTAGAAGTTATAGACACAAGACCACACGGAGATATAGTTAGTAGGATTACAAATGATGTTGATTCTATAAGTAATATTCTCAGTAATAGCATTATCCATATACTTATGAGCTTATTTATTTTTTGTGGGATATTTATTGTTATGCTGAGAATAAATGTTATTTTAACATTGGTAATTTTAATTTTTATTCCATTTACTTTATTCACAACAAGAATTATAGGAAGAAAAGCCAGAAATTATTTTTATCAGAACCAGATATTACTTGGAAAAATTAATTCTGTAATAGAAGAAGATATACCTGGATTGGAAGTTATAAAAGCATTTAACAGAGAAGAAAAAGAAATTGAAAAGTTCAGTGATTTTAATAATGATTTTAAAAAAATAGGAATAAAAGCACAAATATATGCTGGGATAGTTGGACCTTTTATGAATTTTATAAATAATATCAACCTTGTAATAATTGGAGGAATAGGTGGATATTTTGCTATAAAAAATCTCATAACTATTGGTTCAATAGCAGTTTTTATAACATATGCAAGACAGTTTTCCAGACCATTAAATTCACTTGCAGAAGAGTTTAACCAGATTCAAATAGCACTTGCCAGTGGGACAAGAGTAAAAGAAATTCTTGAGACAGAGGAAGAAATTGAAGATGGAGAAATTGAACTTTTAAATGTAAAAGGAGAAATTGAATTTAAAAATGTTTATTTTTCATATGTTAAAGATATTTTAGTTCTTAAAAATGTAAATTTCCATATAAATCCGGGAGAAGTTGCTGCTCTTGTTGGACCAACAGGAGCAGGAAAAACAACAATAGTAAATCTTTTAGCAAGATTCTATGAAGTTGATAAAGGACAAATTTTACTTGATGGAATTGATATAAGAAAAATAAAAAAAAGTTGTTTAAGAAATATGCTTGCTGTTGTTCTTCAAGATGCATATATATTTTCAGAAACAATAAAGGAAAATATAAGATATGGAAAACCAACTGCAAATGATGAAGAAATAGAAAATGCTGCTAAAATTTCTAATGCAGAAAAGTTTATTCTTTCTTTACCTTCTGGATATGAAACAATTATATCAGAGGAAAGAAGTTTATTAAGTCAAGGACAGAGACAATTGTTAGCAATTGCAAGGACTATTCTTTCAGAGCCAAAAATTTTAATTCTTGACGAAGCAATGAGTAATGTTGACCCAACAACCGAAAAATATGTTCAAAGAGCAATAACAAATCTTATAAAAGGTAAAACATGCATAATAATTGCTCACAGATTAAGCACAATTAAAAATGCAGATATAATTATTGTTGTTGAAAATGGGCAAGTAGTTGAACAGGGAACACATAAGGAATTGATTGAAAAAAAAGGATATTACTATTCCTTAACAGCAGGGGTTATTTAG